The DNA segment TTAATTTGCCCGTCGCGGTCTTGGGTAGCGCATCGCGAAACTCGATCGCGCGGGGATATTTGTAGGGCGCAATATTTCGCTTTACGAAATATTGGAGGTCCGAGATTAGCGCTTCATCCGGGGTGAATCCGGCTGCGGGGACGATGAAAGCCTTCACTATTTGTCCCCGCTCCGGGCATGGTGTCCCAATCACCGCACATTCGGCGACGGCGGGATGGGCAAGGAGCGCATTCTCCACCTCGGGCGCGCCGATGTTATATCCCGAACTGACGATCATGTCGTCGCTGCGGGCCATGTACCAGTAATAGCCGTCGCGATCCTTGCGATAGGTATCGCCGGTGACGTTCCAGCCTTCGACCACATAGTCCGCCTGGCGCGGATCATCGAGATAGCGGCAGCCGGTCGGCCCTCGGATGGCGAGCCGGCCTACGCCTTCCTCCATCGGCCGGTTGTCGGCATCGAGCACCGTGGCTTCATACCCCGGCACGGCCCGTCCGGTGGATCCGGGACGAATGGCCTCGCCGCTTTCGGAAATGAAAATGTGCATCAGCTCGGTCGAACCGATGCCGTCAACGATGGATAGGCCTGCGCGGTCTTTCCAGGCTAGCCATGTCGCCTCGGGCAGGTGCTCGCCTGCGCTAAGGCAGGTCTTCAGCGAGCCCAGGGCGGGATCGAGTCCGGGCTGGGACAGCATCGCCTTATAGGCGGTCGGCGCGGTGGCGAGGTGGGTAACCCGGTACGCGGCAATGGCCTCCAGCATCGCCGGCGGGGTCGGCTGCTCGATCGTCGCGCAGGCTGCGCCGAAGCGCAGCGGGAATAACAGGGTCGCGCCCAATCCGAAGGTGAAGGCGATCGGCGCGCTGGTCATGGCAATATCGCCTGGAGCCATCGGGAAATGAGCCCTTGCGAACGTATCGCACGGCGCGAGGATGTCTCGGTGGAACTGGACGCAGCCCTTGGGCACGCCGGTGGTCCCGCTGGTGAAGGCCAGCAGGGCCGGATCGTCGCGACCGGTGTCGACCGGGGACAGCGGCGAAAGGTCAACGCAGCGCGTCTCGAGCTCACCCCTGCCATGATCCCCGTCATATTTGATCAGGCTCTTGATGTGCCGCGTCTGCTCCATCGCCTCGCGGAAATCGCCAATAAAGCGACTGTCGACGATCGCGTGGCTGACTTTCGCGCGGTCGATGACGGTGGCGATCTCGCCGGGGCGGAGCAGCGGCATCGTCGCGACGACCACCCCGCCCGCCTTCAACACCCCTAACCAGGCGGCAAACAGCGTATAGCCATTGGGTCCGCGCAGCAGCACGCGATTGCCAGGAACGAGCTTTTCTTCCTCGACAAGCAGCCGCGC comes from the Sphingomonas xanthus genome and includes:
- a CDS encoding AMP-binding protein, whose amino-acid sequence is MSYDAFVRDRLPPADQQPHFHLLDYPERMNAAVELLRGGRTDDLAVVNAHGRWTYADLDNLSGRIARLLVEEEKLVPGNRVLLRGPNGYTLFAAWLGVLKAGGVVVATMPLLRPGEIATVIDRAKVSHAIVDSRFIGDFREAMEQTRHIKSLIKYDGDHGRGELETRCVDLSPLSPVDTGRDDPALLAFTSGTTGVPKGCVQFHRDILAPCDTFARAHFPMAPGDIAMTSAPIAFTFGLGATLLFPLRFGAACATIEQPTPPAMLEAIAAYRVTHLATAPTAYKAMLSQPGLDPALGSLKTCLSAGEHLPEATWLAWKDRAGLSIVDGIGSTELMHIFISESGEAIRPGSTGRAVPGYEATVLDADNRPMEEGVGRLAIRGPTGCRYLDDPRQADYVVEGWNVTGDTYRKDRDGYYWYMARSDDMIVSSGYNIGAPEVENALLAHPAVAECAVIGTPCPERGQIVKAFIVPAAGFTPDEALISDLQYFVKRNIAPYKYPRAIEFRDALPKTATGKLRRVELRD